One segment of Variovorax paradoxus DNA contains the following:
- a CDS encoding sigma-70 family RNA polymerase sigma factor translates to MDPLTTDRTRQFEAAALPHLDAAWNLARWLLRDDQLAQDAVQEACLRAFRFFDGLRGESARPWLLGIVRNACYDWMRQNRQLADQLEFDELRDSEAAGMAAPPGSADPARQWEQRMQGERVNAAIDALPPVYREVVVLRELEEMRYEDIARIAGVPLGTVMSRLSRARAMLRESLRDDRPGSQGDEGGRTRHVNV, encoded by the coding sequence GTGGACCCGTTGACGACCGACCGCACACGCCAGTTCGAAGCCGCCGCGCTGCCGCACCTCGATGCGGCCTGGAACCTTGCGCGCTGGCTGCTGCGCGACGACCAGCTCGCGCAGGACGCGGTGCAGGAGGCCTGCCTGCGCGCGTTCCGCTTCTTCGACGGGCTGCGCGGCGAGAGTGCGCGGCCGTGGCTGCTGGGCATCGTGCGCAATGCCTGCTACGACTGGATGAGGCAGAACCGGCAGCTGGCCGACCAGCTCGAGTTCGACGAGCTGCGCGACAGCGAAGCGGCGGGCATGGCGGCGCCGCCCGGCAGCGCCGACCCGGCGCGCCAGTGGGAGCAGCGCATGCAGGGCGAGCGCGTCAACGCCGCCATCGACGCGCTGCCGCCGGTGTACCGCGAGGTCGTGGTGCTGCGCGAGCTGGAAGAGATGCGCTACGAGGACATCGCGCGCATCGCGGGCGTGCCGCTGGGCACCGTGATGTCGCGGCTGTCGCGCGCACGGGCGATGCTGCGCGAGAGCCTGCGCGACGACCGCCCCGGCAGCCAGGGAGACGAAGGAGGAAGGACGCGCCATGTCAATGTCTGA
- a CDS encoding aldo/keto reductase codes for MSIPTTRLGRTGLTVSRLALGTMTFGLQTDEAVSHQILDKAAEGGINFLDTADVYPLGGTVETTGRTEEIIGNWLEKQGSAGRRRFVVATKAVNKVGPNPWDQGASRKHLLDAIDLSLKRLKTDHVDLYQLHMDDRETPLEETLEALDVIVKSGRARYIGVSNFLAYRLARALGKSDLHRFTRFVSVQPRYSLLFREIERELLPLAAEEGLGVIPYNPLAGGLLTGKYKPGGKPEENTRFTLGTAGNMYQDRYWNERSFNTVSELHKLADEAGVPLATLAVAWVMANPLITAPLLGASRPDQLDATLAAAQYKLDPALKQKLDELTAEYRKGDAPR; via the coding sequence ATGAGCATTCCCACCACCCGCCTCGGCCGCACCGGCCTCACCGTGTCGCGCCTCGCGCTCGGTACCATGACCTTCGGCCTGCAGACCGACGAGGCGGTGTCGCACCAGATCCTCGACAAGGCGGCCGAGGGCGGCATCAACTTCCTCGACACCGCCGACGTGTACCCGTTGGGCGGCACCGTCGAGACCACCGGCCGCACCGAGGAGATCATCGGCAACTGGCTGGAAAAGCAAGGCTCCGCGGGCCGTCGCCGCTTCGTGGTGGCCACCAAGGCCGTCAACAAGGTCGGCCCCAACCCGTGGGACCAAGGCGCTTCGCGCAAGCACCTGCTGGACGCGATCGATCTTTCGCTCAAGCGGCTGAAGACCGACCATGTCGACCTGTACCAGCTGCACATGGACGACCGCGAGACGCCGCTCGAGGAAACCCTCGAGGCACTCGATGTCATCGTGAAATCGGGGCGCGCGCGCTACATCGGCGTGTCGAACTTCCTGGCCTACCGGCTGGCCCGCGCGCTGGGCAAGTCGGACCTGCACCGGTTCACCCGTTTCGTGTCGGTGCAACCGCGCTACAGCCTGCTGTTCCGCGAGATCGAGCGCGAGCTGCTGCCGCTGGCGGCGGAAGAGGGCCTGGGCGTGATCCCCTACAACCCGCTGGCGGGCGGCCTGCTGACCGGCAAGTACAAGCCCGGCGGCAAGCCCGAGGAGAACACCCGCTTCACGCTCGGCACCGCAGGCAACATGTACCAGGACAGGTACTGGAACGAGCGCAGCTTCAACACCGTGAGCGAGCTGCACAAGCTGGCGGACGAGGCCGGCGTGCCGCTGGCGACGCTCGCCGTGGCCTGGGTGATGGCGAATCCGCTGATCACCGCGCCGTTGCTGGGTGCGAGCCGGCCCGATCAGCTCGATGCCACGCTGGCCGCGGCGCAGTACAAGCTCGATCCCGCGCTGAAGCAGAAGCTGGACGAGCTGACGGCCGAATACCGCAAGGGTGACGCGCCGCGCTGA
- the urtB gene encoding urea ABC transporter permease subunit UrtB, protein MLLAAVPAHALTADEARAIASGESEARIAALNKAVLTADDKTAAFIQAMSDDAVKYTEDKVFVMKDDKGYDPVSGTELKVPDTAEDVVNNNLMRGALDAAQAALKLTSKDDAVRAEAAQALFKEPDESRVPMVEKALAAETNPGIKAQLELVRAASMLGSADKAKRLVAAKELGNNRNPDTKLLLNQRLADETEADVKAAIVASIASIDGALVWGDRINAVFSGISLGSVLLLAALGLAITYGLMGVINMAHGELMMIGAYATYVMQGVFQRYFPESMFGWYLVAAIPVSFLASALVGAVLERGVIRFLYGRPLETLLATWGISLMLQQLVRSIFGAQNVGVENPGWMSGGFTMLSNVTLPWNRICIIIFAVLVLLAMGWLIGRTRLGLFVRGVTQNRPIASCMGVNTARIDTYAFALGSGIAGLAGCALSQIGNVGPDLGQSYIVDSFMVVVMGGVGQLAGTVYAALGLGILNKFIEGWAGAVLAKIAVLVFIIIFIQKRPQGIFAMKGRSAEA, encoded by the coding sequence CTGCTCCTGGCGGCAGTGCCCGCCCACGCGCTGACCGCCGACGAAGCCCGGGCCATCGCCTCCGGCGAGTCCGAAGCCCGCATCGCCGCGCTCAACAAGGCCGTGCTCACGGCCGACGACAAGACCGCGGCCTTCATCCAGGCCATGTCCGACGATGCGGTCAAGTACACCGAGGACAAGGTCTTCGTGATGAAGGACGACAAGGGTTACGACCCGGTCTCCGGCACCGAGCTGAAGGTGCCCGACACCGCCGAGGACGTCGTCAACAACAACCTCATGCGCGGCGCGCTCGATGCGGCGCAGGCCGCGCTCAAGCTCACGAGCAAGGACGACGCGGTGCGCGCCGAAGCCGCGCAGGCGCTCTTCAAGGAGCCCGACGAGTCGCGCGTGCCGATGGTCGAGAAGGCGCTGGCCGCCGAGACCAACCCCGGGATCAAGGCGCAGCTCGAACTCGTGCGCGCCGCCAGCATGCTCGGCAGCGCCGACAAGGCGAAGCGCCTCGTCGCGGCCAAGGAGCTGGGCAACAACCGCAACCCCGACACCAAGCTGCTGCTCAACCAGCGCCTGGCCGACGAGACCGAGGCGGACGTCAAGGCCGCGATCGTCGCATCCATCGCGAGCATCGACGGCGCGCTCGTGTGGGGCGACCGCATCAACGCCGTGTTCAGCGGCATCAGCCTGGGCTCGGTGCTGCTGCTGGCCGCGCTCGGCCTGGCCATCACCTACGGGCTGATGGGTGTCATCAACATGGCGCACGGCGAGCTGATGATGATCGGCGCCTACGCCACCTACGTGATGCAGGGCGTCTTCCAGAGGTACTTTCCCGAGTCGATGTTCGGCTGGTATCTGGTCGCGGCCATCCCGGTGTCGTTCCTCGCGTCGGCGCTCGTGGGCGCGGTGCTCGAGCGCGGCGTGATCCGCTTCCTGTACGGCCGCCCGCTCGAGACGCTGCTGGCCACCTGGGGCATCAGCCTGATGCTGCAGCAGCTCGTGCGCTCGATCTTCGGTGCGCAGAACGTCGGCGTGGAAAACCCCGGCTGGATGAGCGGCGGCTTCACCATGCTGAGCAACGTGACGCTGCCCTGGAACCGCATCTGCATCATCATTTTTGCGGTGCTCGTGCTGCTCGCGATGGGCTGGCTCATCGGCCGCACGCGGCTCGGCCTGTTCGTGCGCGGCGTGACGCAGAACCGCCCGATCGCCTCGTGCATGGGCGTGAACACCGCGCGCATCGACACCTACGCCTTCGCGCTCGGCTCGGGCATTGCCGGCCTCGCGGGTTGTGCGCTGAGCCAGATCGGCAACGTCGGCCCCGACCTGGGCCAGAGCTACATCGTCGACAGCTTCATGGTGGTCGTGATGGGCGGCGTGGGCCAGCTCGCGGGCACCGTGTACGCGGCGCTCGGGCTGGGCATTCTCAACAAGTTCATCGAGGGCTGGGCGGGCGCGGTGCTTGCCAAGATTGCGGTGCTTGTCTTCATCATCATCTTCATCCAGAAGCGCCCCCAAGGCATCTTCGCGATGAAGGGCCGGAGCGCAGAGGCATGA
- a CDS encoding plastocyanin/azurin family copper-binding protein, with product MIPMSAMRRRSRILVLVSVLAASAAPALAAGLKAYVGNFKDSTVSVIDTAAERVVATVPVAAGPDGIVVAPGGRSVFVSGSGASAVSEIDAATDRVARSIEVGKGPQGLAMTTDGKWLLVAVNGDDRVAFVDTAAHGVSASVSVPKPHTIAIRPDGRQAYIASQEPGHFALVVVDMASRAVVGEIALDKPPRDLEFDADGKALYLTLAGVPAVQVLDPATNQWGAPIPTGVSPHIAQRFAGMASGAVVVQGPGEVMLFDPAARTSVRSIGVGKQPHWLDLSADGRKLWVSNEGSNDVSVVDLAGGPMHTVAVGNAPRKIALQRTTPAPVAHAGGSVHAAAPAHAGGFVNAMKVVDAAPARGAARVAIRNFAFEPAQITVSVGQSLTWQNDDGPPHGLVFKDGTTGIDLLLPGKSFARTFDKPGVYEYACPVHPYMTARVTVVASQARL from the coding sequence ATGATCCCCATGTCCGCCATGCGCCGCCGCTCGCGCATCCTTGTCCTGGTCTCGGTGCTGGCCGCTTCGGCGGCCCCAGCGCTCGCCGCAGGGCTCAAGGCCTACGTCGGCAACTTCAAGGACAGCACCGTCAGCGTGATCGACACCGCCGCCGAGCGCGTTGTCGCCACCGTGCCCGTTGCGGCGGGGCCCGACGGCATCGTCGTCGCGCCGGGCGGGCGCAGCGTGTTCGTCAGCGGCTCCGGTGCCTCGGCCGTGAGCGAGATCGACGCGGCCACCGACCGCGTCGCGCGCAGCATCGAGGTCGGCAAGGGTCCGCAGGGCCTGGCGATGACCACCGACGGAAAGTGGCTGCTGGTGGCCGTCAACGGCGACGACCGCGTGGCTTTCGTCGACACGGCCGCGCATGGCGTGAGTGCCTCCGTATCCGTGCCCAAGCCTCACACCATCGCCATCCGGCCCGACGGGCGGCAGGCCTACATCGCATCGCAGGAGCCCGGCCATTTCGCGCTGGTGGTGGTCGACATGGCCAGCCGCGCCGTGGTCGGCGAGATTGCGCTCGACAAGCCGCCGCGCGACCTCGAGTTTGATGCCGACGGCAAGGCGCTGTACCTCACGCTGGCGGGCGTGCCCGCCGTGCAGGTGCTCGACCCCGCCACCAACCAGTGGGGCGCGCCGATTCCTACCGGCGTGTCGCCGCACATCGCGCAGCGCTTCGCGGGCATGGCCAGCGGCGCGGTGGTGGTGCAGGGGCCGGGCGAGGTCATGCTGTTCGATCCCGCCGCGCGCACGTCGGTGCGCAGCATCGGCGTGGGCAAGCAGCCGCACTGGCTCGATCTGTCGGCGGATGGCAGGAAGCTGTGGGTGAGCAACGAGGGGTCCAACGACGTGAGCGTGGTCGACCTGGCCGGCGGGCCGATGCACACCGTGGCGGTGGGCAATGCGCCGCGCAAGATCGCGCTGCAGCGCACGACGCCGGCACCCGTGGCGCACGCCGGAGGCTCCGTGCATGCCGCAGCCCCAGCGCATGCAGGAGGCTTCGTGAACGCCATGAAGGTTGTGGACGCCGCGCCCGCCAGGGGCGCGGCCCGGGTCGCCATTCGCAACTTCGCCTTCGAGCCCGCGCAGATCACCGTCAGCGTCGGCCAGAGCCTGACCTGGCAGAACGACGACGGCCCGCCGCACGGCCTGGTCTTCAAGGACGGCACCACCGGCATCGACCTGCTGCTGCCCGGCAAGAGTTTCGCGCGCACCTTCGACAAGCCGGGCGTGTACGAGTACGCCTGCCCGGTGCACCCGTACATGACGGCGCGGGTCACGGTGGTGGCCTCGCAGGCGAGGTTGTGA
- the urtC gene encoding urea ABC transporter permease subunit UrtC, translated as MTTVTLPSKGPLLSGKGWTAFFVALIVVCAVAPVLNMWVPADSPLHMSDYAVALVGKIMCYAICALAMDLIWGYTGILSLGHGLFFALGGYMMGMYLMRQIGRDGNYKSDLPDFMVFLDWKELPWHWTFSGSFPLTLLMIVAVPGLIAFVFGFFAFRSRIKGVYFSIITQAMTFAAMLLFFRNETGFGGNNGFTDFKRILGVPIATQEMRMTLFALTGLTLLGFFLFAKWLIGSKFGRVLQAIRDAESRVMFSGYNPLPYKLTIWVISAVMCGVAGALYVPQVGIINPGEMSAANSIEIAIWAAVGGRATLIGPIIGAFIVNGAKSWLTVAYPEYWLYFLGALFIAVTLFLPNGIVGLVRKWLSKEKAPANAVPVRPAVSDGREEAQRALAAAQGMEPESLHAPLGADVKGARA; from the coding sequence ATGACAACAGTGACTCTTCCCTCGAAAGGACCGCTTCTGAGCGGCAAGGGCTGGACGGCCTTCTTCGTCGCATTGATCGTGGTGTGCGCGGTGGCGCCGGTGCTCAACATGTGGGTGCCCGCGGACAGTCCGCTGCACATGAGCGACTACGCGGTGGCGCTGGTCGGCAAGATCATGTGCTACGCCATCTGCGCGCTGGCCATGGACCTGATCTGGGGCTACACCGGCATCCTGTCGCTGGGCCACGGCCTCTTCTTTGCGCTGGGCGGCTACATGATGGGCATGTACCTCATGCGCCAGATCGGGCGCGACGGCAACTACAAGAGCGACCTGCCCGACTTCATGGTGTTCCTCGACTGGAAGGAGCTGCCCTGGCACTGGACCTTCAGCGGCAGCTTCCCGCTGACGCTGCTGATGATCGTGGCGGTGCCCGGCCTCATCGCCTTCGTGTTCGGCTTCTTCGCCTTCCGCTCGCGCATCAAGGGCGTGTACTTCTCGATCATCACGCAGGCCATGACCTTCGCGGCCATGCTGCTGTTCTTCCGCAACGAGACGGGCTTCGGCGGCAACAACGGCTTCACCGACTTCAAGCGCATCCTCGGCGTCCCGATCGCCACGCAGGAGATGCGCATGACGCTCTTCGCGCTCACGGGCCTCACGCTGCTGGGCTTCTTCCTGTTCGCGAAATGGCTCATCGGCAGCAAGTTCGGCCGCGTGCTGCAGGCCATCCGCGACGCGGAGTCGCGCGTGATGTTCTCGGGCTACAACCCGCTGCCCTACAAGCTGACGATCTGGGTCATCTCTGCCGTGATGTGCGGCGTGGCCGGCGCGCTGTACGTGCCGCAGGTGGGCATCATCAACCCGGGCGAGATGAGCGCGGCCAACTCCATCGAGATCGCCATCTGGGCTGCGGTGGGCGGACGCGCCACGCTGATCGGGCCGATCATCGGCGCCTTCATCGTCAACGGCGCCAAGAGCTGGCTCACCGTGGCCTACCCGGAGTACTGGCTGTACTTCCTGGGTGCCCTGTTCATCGCTGTCACGCTGTTCCTGCCGAACGGCATCGTGGGGCTGGTGCGCAAATGGCTGTCGAAGGAGAAGGCGCCTGCGAACGCCGTGCCGGTCAGGCCTGCCGTGAGCGACGGCCGCGAGGAAGCGCAACGCGCGCTGGCCGCCGCGCAGGGCATGGAGCCCGAGTCGCTGCACGCGCCGCTGGGCGCCGACGTGAAGGGAGCACGCGCATGA
- a CDS encoding MFS transporter: MNASPPALDSADTDLSASSSATEPVNFLRAVLALGVGGFAIGTGEFVIMGLLPEVARDIDVSIPQAGHVISAYALGVVIGAPVLAVLAAGWRRRALLIALMAVFAAGNFASAAAPTYLLLNLLRFATGLPHGTYFGVAALVAATLAPPGRRARAVGLVMLGLTGATLVGVPIAAWLGQLFGWRAAFVFVGVIALVAMVLLRRDIPDLAAPAGASPWRELGALKRKQVWFTLGIGAIGFGGMFSVFSYIKPTLIEVAGMPLGGVPFVLALFGLGMVTGNLVGSRLADKSLMRTIGGLLVYAAVVLALFTFAAHNVYTAAFNVFLIGTTVAIGPALQIRLMDVAGDAQTLAAALNHSAFNMANALGAWLGGVAIAAGLGWTSTGWVGALLALAGVGMFAWAVASARATARQPATAAC; this comes from the coding sequence TTGAACGCCTCCCCACCCGCGCTGGACAGCGCGGACACCGACCTTTCCGCTTCTTCTTCCGCCACAGAGCCGGTCAACTTCCTGCGCGCGGTGCTCGCCCTCGGCGTCGGCGGCTTCGCCATCGGCACCGGCGAGTTCGTCATCATGGGCCTGCTGCCCGAGGTGGCCAGGGACATCGACGTGAGCATTCCGCAGGCCGGCCACGTCATCAGCGCCTATGCGCTCGGCGTGGTCATCGGCGCGCCCGTGCTCGCGGTGCTGGCCGCCGGATGGCGCCGCCGCGCGCTGCTGATCGCGCTCATGGCCGTGTTCGCAGCCGGCAACTTCGCCAGCGCCGCGGCGCCCACCTACCTGCTGCTGAACCTGCTGCGCTTCGCCACCGGATTGCCGCACGGCACTTACTTCGGCGTCGCCGCGCTGGTGGCCGCCACGCTGGCGCCACCGGGGCGCCGCGCGCGCGCCGTGGGGCTCGTCATGCTGGGGCTCACCGGGGCGACGCTGGTGGGCGTGCCGATCGCGGCATGGCTGGGGCAACTGTTCGGCTGGCGCGCGGCCTTCGTGTTCGTGGGCGTGATCGCGCTGGTGGCCATGGTGCTGCTGCGCCGCGACATTCCCGACCTGGCGGCGCCCGCGGGCGCCAGCCCCTGGCGCGAACTCGGCGCGCTCAAGCGCAAGCAGGTGTGGTTCACGCTCGGCATCGGCGCCATCGGCTTCGGCGGCATGTTCTCGGTGTTCAGCTACATCAAGCCCACGCTCATCGAGGTGGCCGGCATGCCGCTGGGCGGCGTGCCTTTCGTGCTTGCGCTGTTCGGCCTCGGCATGGTCACGGGCAACCTCGTGGGCTCGCGCCTGGCCGACAAATCGCTCATGCGAACCATCGGCGGCCTGCTGGTGTACGCGGCCGTGGTGCTCGCGCTGTTCACCTTCGCGGCGCACAACGTCTACACCGCGGCCTTCAACGTGTTCCTCATCGGCACCACCGTGGCCATCGGCCCGGCGCTGCAGATCCGCCTGATGGACGTGGCCGGCGACGCCCAGACGCTCGCCGCCGCGCTCAACCATTCGGCCTTCAACATGGCCAACGCCCTGGGCGCCTGGCTCGGCGGCGTGGCGATCGCCGCGGGTCTGGGCTGGACGTCGACCGGCTGGGTCGGCGCGCTGCTCGCGCTGGCGGGCGTGGGCATGTTCGCCTGGGCCGTCGCCAGCGCGCGTGCCACGGCACGGCAGCCGGCAACGGCGGCCTGCTGA
- the urtD gene encoding urea ABC transporter ATP-binding protein UrtD: MTPDLMEAGAERAARAHGLPYDSGNTESGGRAAGFGRVATPGEVDVTHGRILYLEDVSVSFDGFKAINKLSLDIAPGELRCIIGPNGAGKTTMMDIITGKTRPDEGTVFFGSTIDLLRHREAEIAQLGIGRKFQKPTVFEHLTVFENLELALKTDKGVRASMLFRLDSAQSDRLAEVLETIHLAGSVSRLAGNLSHGQKQWLEIGMLLMQDPKLLLLDEPVAGMTDEETARTAELFLTLKGKHSLMVVEHDMSFIRTISEIVTVLCDGSVLAQGTLDEVQADERVIEVYLGR, from the coding sequence ATGACGCCCGACCTGATGGAAGCCGGCGCCGAACGCGCCGCACGTGCCCACGGCCTGCCGTACGACAGCGGCAACACCGAGTCGGGCGGCCGCGCCGCCGGCTTCGGCCGCGTGGCCACGCCGGGCGAGGTGGACGTGACGCACGGCCGCATCCTGTACCTGGAAGACGTCAGCGTCAGCTTCGACGGCTTCAAGGCGATCAACAAGCTTTCGCTGGACATCGCACCCGGCGAGCTGCGCTGCATCATCGGGCCGAACGGCGCGGGCAAGACGACCATGATGGACATCATCACCGGCAAGACCCGGCCCGACGAAGGCACCGTGTTCTTCGGCAGCACCATCGACCTGCTGCGCCACCGCGAGGCCGAGATCGCGCAGCTGGGCATCGGCCGCAAGTTCCAGAAGCCCACCGTGTTCGAGCATCTCACCGTGTTCGAGAACCTCGAGCTGGCGCTGAAGACCGACAAGGGCGTGCGCGCGTCCATGCTGTTCAGGCTCGACTCGGCGCAGAGCGACCGGCTGGCCGAGGTGCTCGAGACCATCCATCTCGCCGGCAGCGTGTCGCGCCTGGCGGGCAACCTGAGCCATGGCCAGAAGCAGTGGCTCGAGATCGGCATGCTGCTCATGCAGGACCCGAAGCTGCTGCTGCTCGACGAACCCGTGGCCGGCATGACCGACGAGGAAACCGCCCGCACGGCCGAGCTGTTCCTCACGCTCAAGGGCAAGCATTCGCTGATGGTGGTGGAGCACGACATGAGCTTCATCCGCACCATCTCCGAGATCGTCACCGTGCTGTGCGACGGCTCGGTGCTGGCGCAGGGCACGCTCGACGAAGTGCAGGCCGACGAGCGCGTGATCGAGGTCTACCTGGGACGCTGA
- a CDS encoding anti-sigma factor family protein, whose product MSMSDDELGMLIRRQATRHVPPGGLAGRIAQAVRAEAGAVPALAPASARAEAPKRRRGWQALAWFGTGAATAWGLALVLLASPLAPSSPDALAEAVTGNHVRSLMAAHLADVASTDQHTVKPWFAGKLDFSPPVVDLADEGFPLAGGRLDYLDGRTVAALVYRSGPHVINLFVWPAPEGKAQAPSFSTRQGYQLAHWAQGGMQAWAVSDLNAAELRNFATLVRARTAPRVP is encoded by the coding sequence ATGTCAATGTCTGACGACGAACTGGGCATGCTGATCCGCCGGCAGGCCACGCGGCACGTGCCGCCGGGTGGCCTGGCGGGCCGCATCGCGCAGGCGGTGCGCGCCGAGGCCGGTGCGGTGCCTGCGCTTGCACCCGCTTCCGCGCGCGCCGAGGCACCGAAGCGCCGCCGGGGGTGGCAGGCGCTGGCATGGTTCGGCACGGGTGCCGCCACGGCATGGGGCCTTGCGCTGGTGCTGCTCGCATCGCCGCTGGCGCCCTCCTCGCCCGATGCGCTGGCGGAGGCGGTCACCGGCAACCATGTGCGCTCGCTGATGGCCGCGCACCTCGCCGACGTGGCCTCCACCGACCAGCACACGGTGAAGCCGTGGTTCGCAGGCAAGCTCGATTTCTCGCCACCGGTGGTCGACCTTGCCGACGAGGGTTTCCCGCTGGCGGGCGGCCGGCTCGACTACCTCGACGGGCGCACGGTGGCGGCACTGGTGTACCGCTCGGGACCGCACGTGATCAACCTGTTCGTGTGGCCCGCGCCGGAAGGCAAGGCGCAGGCGCCTTCGTTCTCCACGCGCCAGGGCTACCAACTCGCGCACTGGGCGCAGGGCGGCATGCAGGCCTGGGCCGTGTCGGACCTGAATGCCGCGGAGCTGCGCAACTTCGCGACGCTGGTGCGCGCACGCACCGCGCCGCGCGTGCCCTGA
- the urtA gene encoding urea ABC transporter substrate-binding protein, producing MQRRFTLKALTAAVALASISAAPAFAADTIKVGVLHSLSGTMAISETVLKDTVLMAIDDINKKGGVLGKQLEPVVVDPASNWPLFAEKTKQLLGQDKVSVIFGCWTSVSRKSVLPVVEEMNGLLFYPVQYEGEELSKNVFYTGAAPNQQAIPAVDYLMSKEGGGAKRWVLLGTDYVYPRTTNKILRAYLKSKGVKDTDIDEKYTPFGHSDYQTIVADIKKFSAGGKTAVVSTINGDSNVPFYKELGNAGLKAKDVPVVAFSVGEEELRGVDTKPLVGHLAAWNYFMSIKNPTNTAFIKQWSDYAKAKNIAGHKDKPLTNDPMEATWIGIHMWKQAVEKAKSTDTDKVIAAMAGQTFTAPSGIVSKMDEKNHHLHKSVFIGEIKSDGQFNVVWKTPGPVKAKPWSPYIEGNDKKPDYPAGKSM from the coding sequence ATGCAACGTCGTTTCACACTCAAGGCGCTCACCGCCGCCGTCGCGCTGGCCAGCATTTCTGCTGCCCCCGCATTCGCCGCCGACACCATCAAGGTCGGCGTGCTGCACTCCCTGTCGGGCACCATGGCCATCTCGGAAACCGTGTTGAAGGACACGGTGTTGATGGCCATCGACGACATCAACAAGAAGGGCGGCGTGCTGGGCAAGCAGCTCGAGCCCGTGGTGGTCGACCCGGCCTCCAACTGGCCGCTGTTCGCCGAGAAGACCAAGCAGCTGCTCGGCCAGGACAAGGTCTCGGTGATCTTCGGCTGCTGGACCTCGGTGTCGCGCAAGTCGGTGCTGCCGGTGGTCGAGGAAATGAACGGCCTGCTGTTCTACCCCGTGCAATACGAAGGCGAAGAGCTCTCGAAGAACGTCTTCTACACGGGTGCCGCGCCCAACCAGCAGGCCATTCCGGCCGTCGACTACCTGATGAGCAAGGAAGGCGGCGGCGCCAAGCGCTGGGTGCTGCTGGGCACCGACTACGTGTACCCCCGCACCACCAACAAGATCCTGCGCGCCTACCTGAAGAGCAAGGGCGTGAAGGACACCGACATCGACGAGAAGTACACCCCCTTCGGCCACAGCGACTACCAGACCATCGTCGCCGACATCAAGAAGTTCTCGGCCGGCGGCAAGACCGCGGTGGTGTCGACCATCAACGGCGACTCCAACGTGCCCTTCTACAAGGAACTCGGCAACGCCGGCCTGAAGGCCAAGGACGTGCCGGTGGTGGCCTTCTCGGTGGGCGAGGAAGAACTGCGCGGCGTGGACACCAAGCCGCTGGTGGGCCACCTGGCCGCATGGAACTACTTCATGTCGATCAAGAACCCGACCAACACCGCCTTCATCAAGCAGTGGAGCGACTACGCCAAGGCCAAGAACATCGCCGGCCACAAGGACAAGCCGCTCACCAACGACCCGATGGAAGCCACCTGGATCGGCATCCACATGTGGAAGCAGGCGGTCGAGAAGGCCAAGAGCACGGACACCGACAAGGTGATCGCCGCCATGGCCGGCCAGACCTTCACGGCGCCGTCCGGCATCGTCTCGAAGATGGACGAGAAGAACCACCACCTGCACAAGAGCGTGTTCATCGGCGAGATCAAGTCCGACGGCCAGTTCAACGTGGTGTGGAAGACGCCGGGTCCGGTCAAGGCCAAGCCTTGGAGCCCGTACATCGAAGGCAACGACAAGAAGCCCGACTACCCCGCTGGCAAGTCGATGTAA
- the urtE gene encoding urea ABC transporter ATP-binding subunit UrtE, which yields MLTVKNIHQYYGGSHILRDVSFEARLGKVTVLLGRNGVGKTTLLKSLMGLVPIRSGSIELEGKPIQKATPYDRARAGIGFVPQGREIFARLTVEENLRMGLAYKSGSTPIPSELFELFPVLKQMINRRGGDLSGGQQQQLAIARALAPKPKLLILDEPTEGIQPSIIKDIGRVIRMLADRGDMAIVLCEQYYDFAQELADDYLVMERGEVIARGLGKDMEAQGVRQLVAI from the coding sequence ATGCTGACAGTCAAGAACATCCACCAGTACTACGGCGGCTCGCACATCCTGCGCGACGTGAGTTTCGAGGCCAGGCTCGGCAAGGTCACCGTGCTGCTGGGCCGCAACGGCGTGGGCAAGACCACGCTGCTGAAGTCGCTCATGGGCCTGGTGCCCATCAGGAGCGGCAGCATCGAGCTGGAAGGCAAGCCGATCCAGAAGGCGACGCCCTACGATCGCGCGCGGGCCGGGATCGGCTTCGTGCCGCAGGGCCGCGAGATCTTCGCGCGGCTCACGGTCGAGGAAAACCTGCGCATGGGCCTGGCCTACAAGAGCGGCAGCACACCGATTCCGTCGGAACTGTTCGAGCTCTTCCCGGTGCTCAAGCAGATGATCAATCGGCGCGGCGGCGACCTCTCCGGCGGGCAGCAGCAGCAACTGGCCATCGCGCGCGCCCTCGCGCCCAAGCCCAAGCTCCTGATCCTCGACGAGCCCACCGAAGGCATCCAGCCCAGCATCATCAAGGACATCGGCCGCGTCATCCGCATGCTGGCCGACCGGGGCGACATGGCCATCGTGCTGTGCGAGCAGTACTACGACTTCGCCCAGGAACTGGCCGACGACTACCTCGTGATGGAGCGCGGCGAGGTCATCGCACGCGGCCTCGGCAAGGACATGGAAGCGCAGGGCGTGCGCCAGCTGGTGGCCATCTGA